Proteins encoded within one genomic window of Haematobia irritans isolate KBUSLIRL chromosome 5, ASM5000362v1, whole genome shotgun sequence:
- the LOC142240639 gene encoding uncharacterized protein LOC142240639 — translation MAHKENAFNHFPYTKVVCNPFKKYFLVYFNRISMNCVCYIKAYNFIKLHQKVTTKASKITQIYIMKIFIGIVIFATFLLAVHSQCRNAPAQPRCRGPRNLGQARRGCRMATRWWYDTSSGSCKSFKYRGCGGNANRFCTKEACEERCERHWRH, via the exons atggcTCATAAAGAAAATGCCTTTAATCATTTTCCATATACAAAAGTTGTATGTAATCCATTTAAGAAATATTTCCttgtatatttcaatagaatatcaaTGAATTGTGTTTGCTATATAAAGGCTTACAATTTCATAAAACTGCATCAGAAAGTAACAACCAAAGCATCTAAAATTACTCAAATATACATCATGAAAATCTTTATTGGAATTGTAATTTTCGCAACATTCCTTTTAGCAGTCCACAGCCAGTGTCGCAATGCTCCAG CTCAACCCAGATGCAGAGGTCCACGTAATTTAGGACAAGCCAGACGTGGTTGTCGTATGGCGACCAGATGGTGGTATGACACCTCATCGGGATCTTGTAAATCCTTTAAATATCGTGGATGTGGAGGTAATGCAAATCGTTTTTGCACAAAAGAGGCATGCGAGGAACGCTGCGAACGTCACTGGCGCCATTAA